One Chryseobacterium wanjuense genomic region harbors:
- a CDS encoding RNA polymerase sigma factor, which yields MRNLEENFKLAKKQDRRGQKALYDMFSARMLAIANSYTNNLHDAEDILMNAFMKCFSRIDECREWKSFPFWLRKIVVNDAISFIRKNKNLLYVDVEIADDYSEDDFGENLEEINIEEIFSKIPDGYRVIFNLYVFEEKKHQEIAEILNISEGTSKSQLSKAKKWIADYLKTKENEKRNTESIKI from the coding sequence ATGAGGAACTTAGAAGAGAATTTTAAGCTGGCAAAAAAACAGGATCGGAGAGGGCAGAAAGCGCTTTACGACATGTTCTCCGCGAGGATGCTTGCCATCGCAAATTCTTATACAAACAACCTTCATGATGCGGAAGATATTCTGATGAATGCCTTTATGAAATGTTTCTCAAGAATTGATGAATGCAGAGAATGGAAAAGTTTCCCTTTCTGGCTCAGGAAGATTGTTGTGAACGACGCGATAAGTTTTATCCGGAAGAATAAAAATCTTCTCTATGTAGACGTCGAAATTGCGGACGATTATTCTGAAGATGATTTTGGGGAAAATCTTGAGGAAATAAACATCGAAGAAATTTTTTCTAAAATACCGGACGGATATAGAGTGATTTTTAATCTGTATGTATTTGAAGAGAAAAAACATCAGGAGATTGCAGAAATCCTCAATATTTCGGAGGGGACAAGCAAAAGTCAGCTTAGTAAAGCTAAAAAATGGATCGCTGATTATTTAAAAACAAAAGAAAATGAAAAAAGAAATACTGAATCAATTAAAATCTGA
- a CDS encoding acetyl-CoA C-acyltransferase produces MKEVFIVSAVRTPMGSFMGSLSTVPATKLGSVAVKGALDKIGLDPKQVQEIYMGNVLQAGEGQAPARQVALGAGLSNETPSTTVNKVCASGMKAVTMAAQAIKAGDADVIVAGGMENMSSVPHYYNARNATKLGDVKMLDGMVLDGLTDVYNKVHMGVCAEKCATDYSISREDQDNFAIESYKRSAKAWSEGKFAEEVVPVSIPQRKGDPVVFAEDEEYKAVNFDRIPTLPTVFKKEEGTVTAANASTLNDGASALILVSKEKMEELGLKPLARIVSYADAAQAPEDFTTAPSKALPIALKKAGLSLTDIDFFEFNEAFSVVGLANNKILGLDASKVNVNGGAVAIGHPLGSSGSRIIVTLINVLKQNNGKYGAAAICNGGGGASAIVIENM; encoded by the coding sequence ATGAAAGAAGTATTCATCGTTTCCGCAGTAAGAACTCCGATGGGAAGTTTTATGGGAAGTTTATCAACGGTTCCTGCCACAAAGTTGGGATCTGTTGCAGTAAAAGGAGCATTAGATAAAATCGGTCTGGATCCTAAACAGGTTCAGGAAATCTACATGGGAAACGTTTTACAGGCGGGAGAAGGTCAGGCGCCGGCTCGTCAGGTTGCTTTAGGAGCTGGTCTTTCAAACGAAACACCTTCTACTACGGTAAATAAAGTTTGTGCTTCGGGAATGAAGGCTGTTACGATGGCTGCACAGGCAATCAAAGCTGGTGATGCAGACGTTATCGTTGCCGGAGGTATGGAAAACATGTCTTCAGTTCCTCACTATTATAATGCAAGAAACGCTACCAAATTAGGTGACGTAAAAATGCTTGACGGAATGGTTTTAGACGGTCTTACAGACGTTTACAACAAAGTTCATATGGGAGTTTGCGCAGAAAAATGTGCAACAGACTACAGCATTTCAAGAGAAGATCAGGACAATTTTGCGATCGAATCTTACAAAAGATCAGCAAAAGCTTGGAGCGAAGGAAAATTCGCAGAAGAGGTGGTTCCGGTATCAATTCCTCAAAGAAAAGGAGATCCTGTCGTTTTCGCTGAAGACGAAGAATATAAAGCGGTAAATTTTGATAGAATTCCTACACTTCCTACAGTTTTCAAAAAAGAAGAAGGAACGGTAACGGCTGCAAATGCGTCAACTCTTAATGACGGAGCTTCCGCGTTGATCCTTGTTTCTAAAGAGAAAATGGAAGAATTAGGTCTTAAACCATTGGCAAGAATCGTTTCTTATGCTGATGCTGCTCAGGCTCCGGAAGATTTCACGACTGCACCTTCAAAAGCGTTGCCAATTGCTCTTAAAAAAGCAGGTTTATCGCTTACAGACATCGATTTCTTCGAATTCAACGAAGCGTTTTCTGTGGTAGGTTTAGCCAATAACAAAATCTTAGGATTAGACGCTTCTAAAGTGAACGTAAATGGTGGAGCAGTGGCGATCGGTCACCCACTTGGAAGCTCAGGTTCCAGAATTATCGTTACTTTGATCAACGTTTTAAAACAAAATAACGGAAAATATGGTGCTGCAGCGATCTGTAACGGTGGTGGCGGTGCTTCTGCTATTGTTATTGAAAATATGTAA
- a CDS encoding MFS transporter gives MSEIENQQPQNIKNNPKIMKAWAVYDWANSVYSLVITSTIFPIYYSILTTAYEKKEYVAETKSWIDVPVRHLIKIFGKEYQPDAVYGYSLTISFFIVVLLSPFLSSLADTIGNKKSFLQFFCYLGATSCMGLAMFTGMHNVFLGLLFSITASVGFWGSLVFYNSFLPDIATRDKQDALSARGYVYGYIGSVVLVIICLVLIQVVGKGNPEKQLLFTRISFLLTGAWWFGFSQYTFKHLPQFGDVKEKLPKDLVLLNYKNIFKKHEEQGGFFEVLKDNLSFYKDIAKESFHELFKVGNELFKDKNLKFFLSSFFFYSVGMQTIFLMATLFGKSEINLAQDKLIATLLVIQIEAIIGAVIFSRLSRKIGNKNVISIAVVLWIVACIWAYFLNKENPTVEYQFYGVAAVVGLVMGGLQAMSRSTYSKLLPEDSMENTTFFSFYDVLEKIAIIIGTFIFATLIEQFNNMRFAALSMTLFFGAGLILIRFVKISIQKEKKD, from the coding sequence ATGTCTGAAATTGAGAATCAACAACCTCAAAATATAAAGAATAATCCAAAGATTATGAAAGCTTGGGCAGTGTACGACTGGGCAAACTCCGTTTATTCTTTGGTAATTACTTCTACTATTTTCCCGATTTATTATTCCATTCTTACCACAGCTTACGAAAAGAAAGAATATGTGGCGGAAACAAAATCATGGATCGATGTTCCTGTGAGGCACCTGATTAAGATTTTCGGAAAAGAATATCAACCCGATGCAGTTTATGGTTATTCACTCACGATATCGTTCTTTATTGTGGTTTTGCTGTCTCCGTTTTTATCTTCTTTGGCAGATACGATTGGAAACAAAAAATCTTTCCTGCAGTTCTTCTGTTATTTGGGAGCGACTTCATGTATGGGGTTGGCGATGTTTACGGGGATGCACAACGTCTTTTTAGGCCTTCTTTTCAGCATTACGGCGAGTGTCGGCTTCTGGGGAAGTTTGGTATTTTATAACTCGTTTTTACCCGATATTGCAACGCGGGATAAGCAGGATGCATTGTCTGCGAGAGGTTATGTCTACGGATATATCGGTTCTGTAGTGTTGGTGATCATTTGTTTGGTATTAATCCAGGTTGTAGGGAAAGGAAATCCGGAAAAGCAATTGCTGTTTACAAGAATCAGTTTTCTGTTGACAGGAGCTTGGTGGTTCGGATTTTCACAATATACTTTCAAGCATTTGCCTCAATTTGGTGATGTGAAAGAAAAATTACCGAAAGATTTAGTATTATTAAATTATAAAAACATCTTCAAAAAACACGAAGAGCAAGGTGGTTTCTTTGAGGTTTTAAAAGATAATTTAAGCTTCTATAAAGACATTGCAAAGGAAAGTTTCCACGAGCTGTTTAAAGTAGGAAATGAATTGTTTAAAGATAAAAACTTAAAATTTTTCCTTTCAAGTTTCTTCTTTTACAGTGTCGGGATGCAGACGATTTTCCTGATGGCGACCTTGTTTGGAAAAAGTGAAATCAATCTGGCTCAGGATAAACTGATTGCAACACTTCTGGTAATTCAGATTGAAGCCATTATCGGAGCGGTGATTTTCTCAAGATTATCTAGGAAAATCGGTAACAAAAACGTGATTTCCATTGCCGTTGTTTTATGGATCGTTGCGTGTATTTGGGCCTATTTCTTAAACAAGGAAAACCCTACCGTAGAATATCAGTTTTATGGTGTAGCAGCGGTTGTGGGGCTTGTAATGGGTGGTCTTCAGGCGATGTCAAGATCTACTTACTCAAAGCTTCTGCCGGAAGATTCTATGGAAAATACTACATTTTTCAGTTTCTACGATGTTTTGGAGAAGATTGCCATTATCATCGGAACCTTTATTTTTGCCACTCTTATTGAGCAGTTCAACAATATGCGTTTTGCGGCACTTTCCATGACGCTTTTTTTCGGAGCAGGATTAATTCTTATACGATTTGTGAAAATTAGCATACAAAAAGAAAAAAAAGACTAA
- a CDS encoding T9SS type A sorting domain-containing protein: protein MIKKLLILSILQCGIFGFAQNMRPIAQKVSEFHTQKKNFEKYDVFEVNKTSEKLAEYKRAATDITVINVDSKQLKKIVHDKPEFLEISFPFDGKEITLELYKNQIFTNDFKVTTNKGEIVNYTPGAYYQGIVKGDNQSVVAFSFFNDDIVGVASTLELGNIIVGKVKNSTDFVSYSDSKLTGINPFVCGVDELAENQKQKISFDPNTQKNAGKVATQNCVRIYYEICYTPYLNNGSDTTVTTNWLTAIHNNISTLYMNDDIRIALNEVYIWTTQDPYTGTPNANLASFRTNRQTFNGDLAHLVNQPSTTSVAYINSLCTTSRHAYSGASQTYNNVPVYSWTIEAMTHEMGHSLGSPHTHACAWNGNSTAIDGCGTQAGYPEGTCPIGPIPSSTVKGTIMSYCHLLSGVGISFANGFGPQPAALIRNTVDSKACLGTNCTTACSTTISGLSVSNITQSSASASFTDATSTSWKYKLTKFDGTSVTTGNTTTQSFNFSNLQPATYYLLSVGTDCSAGYQRTQLFLTDADWCSGTLFTDTGGTTENYGDNQTIVKTFYPSSGALTMNFTEFAMEQDYDFMYIYNGPSTSSPMFANGNALTGSTLPGSFTSTHPSGAITVRFVSDPAVNESGWKANFSCAVLAVEDVNTKDNSVSIYPNPARNLITISSKEALKSFKIYDEAGRLIKSESSLKGTKFEVNISSMQTGNYVVTVETEKQKVTKKLIKQ, encoded by the coding sequence ATGATAAAAAAACTTCTAATTCTTTCCATTTTGCAATGTGGGATATTCGGTTTTGCCCAAAACATGAGACCCATTGCCCAAAAGGTTTCAGAATTCCATACCCAGAAGAAAAATTTTGAAAAGTATGATGTATTTGAAGTCAACAAAACATCTGAAAAATTAGCTGAATACAAAAGAGCAGCAACAGACATCACAGTCATTAATGTTGATTCGAAACAGCTTAAAAAAATTGTACACGACAAACCGGAATTTCTTGAAATTTCTTTCCCTTTCGATGGTAAGGAAATTACTCTTGAACTTTATAAAAATCAGATCTTTACGAATGATTTTAAGGTAACAACCAATAAAGGTGAAATCGTAAATTATACGCCCGGAGCTTATTATCAGGGAATTGTGAAAGGTGACAACCAATCTGTTGTAGCCTTCAGTTTCTTTAATGATGATATCGTTGGGGTAGCTTCAACATTGGAATTAGGGAATATTATTGTAGGAAAAGTTAAGAATTCTACAGATTTCGTAAGTTATTCCGACTCAAAACTGACAGGGATTAATCCTTTCGTATGTGGAGTGGATGAACTGGCGGAAAACCAAAAACAAAAAATTTCTTTTGATCCTAATACTCAAAAAAATGCAGGTAAAGTAGCGACACAGAATTGTGTAAGAATTTACTACGAAATTTGCTATACACCTTATCTCAATAATGGTTCGGATACAACAGTTACAACCAACTGGCTGACTGCCATTCACAATAATATCTCAACACTTTACATGAATGATGATATTAGAATTGCTTTAAATGAAGTATATATCTGGACAACCCAGGATCCTTATACAGGAACTCCAAATGCGAATTTAGCAAGTTTTAGAACAAACAGACAGACTTTTAACGGAGATTTGGCGCACTTAGTAAACCAACCTTCCACAACGAGTGTTGCTTACATAAATTCACTTTGTACAACAAGCAGACATGCTTATTCTGGAGCTTCTCAGACATATAATAACGTTCCAGTTTATTCATGGACGATCGAAGCAATGACGCACGAAATGGGGCACAGTTTAGGTTCTCCGCATACCCACGCTTGTGCATGGAATGGAAATTCTACCGCAATCGACGGTTGTGGGACTCAGGCTGGTTATCCGGAAGGAACGTGTCCGATAGGTCCAATTCCTTCTTCTACAGTAAAAGGAACGATCATGAGTTACTGCCATTTACTTTCAGGAGTTGGAATTAGTTTTGCCAATGGTTTTGGTCCTCAACCAGCCGCTTTGATCAGAAATACAGTTGATTCTAAAGCTTGTCTGGGAACAAACTGTACAACGGCTTGTTCTACCACGATTAGCGGATTGTCTGTTTCCAATATCACACAAAGTTCTGCAAGTGCTTCATTTACGGACGCAACTTCAACTTCATGGAAGTATAAACTGACAAAATTTGACGGAACTTCGGTTACAACAGGAAATACAACGACCCAATCATTTAATTTCTCCAATCTGCAGCCAGCAACCTATTATCTTTTATCTGTAGGAACGGACTGTTCAGCGGGATATCAGAGAACACAGCTGTTCCTTACCGATGCAGACTGGTGCAGCGGAACATTATTTACCGATACAGGGGGTACAACTGAAAATTATGGTGATAACCAAACTATCGTGAAAACGTTCTACCCAAGTTCAGGAGCCCTGACAATGAATTTCACGGAATTTGCGATGGAGCAGGATTACGATTTCATGTATATCTACAATGGTCCGTCTACAAGCTCTCCGATGTTTGCTAATGGAAATGCTTTAACGGGAAGTACTTTACCGGGATCATTCACTTCTACACACCCTTCAGGAGCGATTACAGTGAGATTTGTTTCCGATCCGGCAGTAAATGAAAGCGGTTGGAAAGCAAATTTCTCTTGTGCAGTATTAGCTGTTGAAGATGTAAATACAAAAGATAATTCGGTAAGCATCTATCCGAACCCGGCAAGAAATCTTATCACAATTTCGTCAAAAGAGGCGTTAAAATCGTTTAAAATCTATGACGAGGCCGGAAGGTTAATCAAATCGGAATCGTCTTTAAAAGGGACTAAATTTGAGGTTAATATTTCTTCCATGCAGACTGGAAATTATGTGGTAACGGTAGAGACAGAAAAACAGAAAGTTACAAAGAAATTAATTAAACAATAA
- a CDS encoding mevalonate kinase family protein — protein sequence MTNPLFYAKIILFGEYGMIEDSQGLVVPYSFYKGALKFSDLDSEFEKKSNQHLHKYADFLSVLDLSDDFKLDIESFKNDIRNGLFFDSNIPQGYGVGSSGALVAAIFEKYSVNKLNPENISKDNLKHLKAVFGEMESYFHGKSSGMDPLICYMNLPILIENRENLDKVAIPEGEEGKGAIFLIDSGITGETGPMIQIFFEKMKTEGFRKTLKEEFIRYNNACIDSFLKKDMNPFFRNLKKLSHWAYEHFRPMIPESIFNIWKKGLDSNAYYLKLCGSGGGGYILGFTKDYEKAEKMLDGFHKEVIYRF from the coding sequence ATGACAAACCCTTTATTTTACGCAAAAATCATTTTGTTTGGAGAATACGGCATGATCGAGGATTCTCAAGGGCTTGTAGTTCCCTACAGCTTCTATAAAGGAGCTTTAAAATTTTCAGATCTTGATTCTGAATTCGAAAAAAAATCAAACCAGCATCTTCACAAATATGCAGATTTCCTTTCGGTACTTGACCTGTCTGATGATTTTAAACTTGATATAGAAAGTTTTAAAAATGATATTAGAAACGGACTTTTCTTTGATTCCAATATTCCGCAGGGATATGGTGTGGGAAGTTCGGGAGCTCTTGTAGCTGCTATTTTTGAAAAATATTCTGTGAATAAGCTTAATCCTGAAAATATTTCCAAAGATAATCTGAAGCATTTAAAAGCTGTTTTCGGAGAAATGGAAAGCTATTTTCACGGTAAAAGCTCAGGAATGGATCCTTTGATCTGTTACATGAATCTGCCGATTCTTATCGAAAACAGAGAGAATTTAGACAAAGTGGCAATTCCCGAAGGTGAGGAAGGCAAAGGCGCTATTTTCCTGATCGATTCAGGAATTACAGGCGAAACCGGACCGATGATTCAGATTTTTTTCGAAAAAATGAAAACCGAAGGTTTCCGTAAAACATTGAAAGAAGAATTTATCCGCTACAACAACGCTTGTATCGATTCTTTCCTAAAGAAAGATATGAACCCATTCTTCAGAAATCTGAAAAAACTTTCACATTGGGCTTATGAACATTTCCGCCCGATGATCCCGGAAAGTATTTTTAATATCTGGAAAAAAGGTCTGGATTCTAATGCGTATTACCTGAAACTGTGCGGAAGCGGCGGTGGCGGCTATATTTTAGGTTTCACTAAAGACTACGAAAAAGCTGAAAAAATGCTTGACGGCTTCCATAAAGAAGTGATTTACAGATTCTAA
- a CDS encoding UbiA family prenyltransferase: protein MNSEKEPFQQKNYIQKSFFYRFSQFVGFLLGARFFVAILLTFALYVSTFFLFNQDETFRKFVFDFKVHGIIFCTVLTILAGGIINQFYDFEKDHIVKPFRTRIQSFIKQKYFLYAYLFLSILSLGVAWTISHRVFVFFVVYQFFMWFYSHKLSRILILNNLTFVSLTLYPFFGMMVYYETFSKKVLLMAIFLFLILLCIDIVKDTLTKSVDKAFGYITIPNYFKNKNTKIIIVSLLMITMGVSMKLILRTGISGFMAYYFAGGLFVFILCIYLLLNDSRRSKFITLNILRFWVFVGIIAMLLNGLEGKL from the coding sequence ATGAATTCTGAAAAAGAACCTTTCCAGCAGAAAAATTATATTCAAAAATCTTTTTTTTACAGATTTTCACAATTTGTGGGCTTTCTTTTGGGAGCTCGCTTTTTTGTTGCTATTTTGCTCACTTTTGCGTTGTATGTATCAACGTTTTTCCTTTTTAATCAAGATGAAACATTCAGAAAATTTGTCTTTGATTTCAAAGTTCACGGCATTATTTTTTGTACGGTTCTTACGATTTTAGCGGGCGGAATTATCAATCAGTTTTATGATTTTGAGAAAGATCATATCGTAAAACCCTTTAGAACAAGGATCCAGAGCTTTATTAAACAAAAATATTTTCTGTATGCATATCTGTTTTTAAGCATACTTTCTTTGGGAGTTGCCTGGACAATTTCGCACAGGGTTTTTGTATTCTTCGTTGTCTATCAGTTTTTTATGTGGTTTTACAGTCATAAACTGAGTCGGATTTTAATCTTAAATAATCTCACATTCGTAAGCCTTACTTTATACCCGTTTTTTGGGATGATGGTGTATTATGAAACTTTTTCCAAGAAGGTTTTATTAATGGCAATCTTTCTGTTTTTAATTCTTTTATGTATTGATATTGTGAAAGATACATTAACGAAAAGCGTAGATAAGGCTTTCGGCTATATTACCATTCCGAATTATTTTAAAAATAAAAATACCAAAATTATTATCGTTTCTTTATTAATGATTACGATGGGTGTTTCCATGAAACTTATCCTCAGAACAGGGATTTCGGGGTTTATGGCGTATTATTTTGCGGGAGGGTTATTTGTCTTTATCTTATGCATCTATCTTCTTCTGAATGACTCGAGAAGAAGTAAATTCATAACCCTCAATATTCTAAGATTTTGGGTGTTCGTCGGCATCATCGCCATGCTTTTAAATGGACTGGAAGGTAAATTATAG
- a CDS encoding proline dehydrogenase family protein yields the protein MPIFNDTKVAFADKSDAQLKKAYWMFKLIEQPALTSLGTSVLNFTIHNNFPFVTGIVKNTLFEQFCGGETREESMKVVKQLFKRGVGSIFDYSIEGKEDEATFDAVCQEIKDIVRFSVGNPAIPFIVFKPTAFGRIDLYEAVGKNAELTSSQKEEWERVVKRFDEVCKLCHENDKKVMVDAEETWMQDAADHLCEEMMEKYNQEKPIVWNTIQMYRTGRLEYMEEHLQRAREKGYFIGYKIVRGAYMEKERARATEKGYADPIQPTKDASDKNYNAGIDFVMNHLDKVSAFFGTHNEISSELVMDKMKAAGLQNDNPHVYFGQLYGMSDNITFYLSDKGYNVAKYLPYGPVKDVVPYLTRRAQENTSVAGQTGRELGLIKKELERRKNR from the coding sequence ATGCCCATTTTTAACGATACTAAAGTTGCATTTGCAGATAAATCCGATGCACAGTTAAAGAAAGCGTACTGGATGTTCAAACTGATTGAACAGCCGGCTCTTACAAGTCTTGGAACTTCTGTTCTTAATTTCACGATTCATAATAATTTTCCTTTCGTTACCGGAATTGTAAAGAACACTTTGTTTGAACAGTTTTGCGGTGGTGAAACGCGTGAAGAAAGTATGAAAGTCGTGAAACAGCTTTTCAAAAGAGGAGTTGGAAGTATTTTCGACTATTCCATTGAAGGAAAGGAAGATGAAGCCACGTTTGATGCTGTGTGCCAAGAGATTAAAGATATCGTTAGATTTTCTGTGGGAAATCCTGCGATTCCTTTTATTGTTTTCAAACCGACTGCTTTTGGTAGAATTGACCTGTACGAAGCTGTTGGGAAAAATGCAGAACTTACTTCGAGCCAGAAGGAAGAATGGGAAAGAGTGGTAAAAAGGTTTGATGAAGTGTGTAAACTTTGCCATGAAAATGACAAAAAAGTAATGGTAGATGCAGAAGAAACGTGGATGCAGGACGCTGCAGACCATCTTTGCGAAGAGATGATGGAGAAGTACAACCAGGAAAAGCCGATTGTTTGGAATACCATCCAGATGTACAGAACAGGCCGATTGGAATATATGGAAGAACATCTTCAGAGAGCGAGGGAAAAAGGCTATTTCATTGGTTATAAGATCGTTCGTGGAGCTTATATGGAAAAAGAACGAGCGAGAGCCACAGAAAAAGGCTATGCCGATCCGATCCAGCCGACCAAAGATGCATCTGATAAAAACTATAATGCAGGAATTGATTTTGTGATGAATCATCTGGATAAAGTTTCAGCGTTTTTTGGGACGCACAACGAAATTTCTTCAGAATTGGTGATGGATAAAATGAAGGCTGCAGGACTGCAGAATGACAATCCTCATGTATATTTCGGGCAGCTTTACGGAATGAGTGACAATATCACTTTCTATTTGTCTGATAAAGGCTATAACGTAGCAAAATACCTTCCGTACGGACCTGTAAAAGATGTGGTTCCGTATCTTACCAGAAGAGCACAGGAAAATACGTCTGTGGCAGGACAAACAGGAAGAGAACTTGGCCTGATTAAAAAAGAACTGGAAAGAAGAAAAAACAGATAA
- a CDS encoding helix-turn-helix domain-containing protein — protein MSLNERISKVIEYSKLTPSEFADEIDVQRSSISHITSGRNKPSLEFIIKIKSRFPEILWDWLVNGDGEMLKSELPETVKPIDEIAEISEEEKLKPTSLPDLFTMMNDDEDFGAEETKVEPAKISPRESFIPHQSTAQEKIIDSQRLEKSNDQIINQVIGNQTSKIKRIVLFYENGKFESFEP, from the coding sequence ATGAGTTTAAATGAAAGAATTTCCAAGGTAATTGAGTATTCAAAATTGACGCCGTCAGAATTTGCAGATGAAATTGATGTGCAGCGATCTTCTATCTCCCACATTACCTCCGGAAGAAACAAACCTTCACTTGAATTTATCATTAAAATAAAATCCCGCTTCCCTGAAATTCTCTGGGATTGGCTGGTAAATGGTGACGGCGAAATGCTAAAATCAGAATTACCGGAAACGGTAAAACCCATTGATGAAATTGCCGAAATTTCTGAGGAGGAAAAATTGAAGCCAACTTCACTTCCCGATCTTTTTACGATGATGAACGATGATGAAGATTTCGGAGCTGAAGAAACTAAAGTTGAGCCCGCGAAAATAAGTCCCCGAGAATCGTTTATACCACATCAAAGTACAGCCCAAGAAAAAATAATCGATTCTCAGCGATTAGAAAAATCTAATGATCAAATAATCAATCAAGTCATTGGAAATCAAACAAGTAAGATAAAACGTATTGTGCTCTTCTACGAAAACGGAAAATTCGAAAGTTTTGAGCCATAA
- a CDS encoding M14 family zinc carboxypeptidase — translation MNFQQIYQPNPDFPNRYISPEKLFSYLQTNLSDYIQEIGKSYLEKPIYKLSVGTGNINVLAWSQMHGNESNATHAMLDLLMTLDKAPELKEELFSKITLDFIFMLNPDGSERWTRLNAIDIDLNRDFHNENSKEIKFLKSMAASKKYDYALNLHEQRTIFTTDGVHPATLSFLAPSENVERTVTDNRKKCMAVIANVYHHLKEMIPNQIGRYSDEFYPTSTGDNFIKAGMPTILFEGGHFVDDYTRKGTRKYYTIALYYALKAISELNSGIDGWETYLDIPENRETHYDIVYRNVKLNTDHECILDVAVQYREIKEEGKDEISFVPFVMEVGEVKQRKGWLEIDCTGKKFVSANKYPKLDAEVNFTIED, via the coding sequence ATGAATTTTCAACAGATTTATCAGCCCAATCCTGATTTCCCAAATCGTTATATTTCCCCTGAAAAATTATTTTCTTACCTACAGACCAATCTCAGCGATTATATTCAGGAGATCGGAAAGTCGTATTTAGAAAAACCTATTTATAAACTTAGTGTCGGAACCGGAAACATCAATGTCCTAGCCTGGTCGCAAATGCACGGAAACGAATCCAATGCAACGCACGCAATGCTCGATTTATTAATGACCTTGGATAAAGCTCCTGAACTAAAAGAAGAATTGTTTAGTAAAATCACCCTCGATTTTATTTTTATGTTAAATCCAGACGGTTCTGAAAGATGGACAAGATTAAATGCCATAGACATCGATCTAAACCGCGATTTTCATAATGAAAACAGTAAGGAAATCAAATTCCTGAAAAGTATGGCAGCTTCTAAAAAATACGACTATGCTTTAAATCTTCATGAGCAAAGGACGATTTTTACAACAGACGGAGTTCACCCAGCGACACTTTCTTTTTTGGCGCCGTCCGAAAATGTGGAACGTACTGTTACGGATAACAGAAAGAAATGTATGGCAGTCATTGCCAATGTTTATCATCATCTGAAAGAAATGATTCCCAATCAGATCGGAAGATATTCTGATGAATTTTACCCGACTTCCACAGGTGATAATTTCATCAAAGCAGGGATGCCGACGATTTTATTTGAAGGCGGACATTTTGTTGACGATTATACAAGAAAAGGAACGAGAAAATATTATACGATTGCGCTGTATTATGCTTTAAAAGCGATCAGTGAATTAAACTCCGGAATTGATGGGTGGGAAACTTACCTGGATATTCCCGAAAACCGGGAAACGCATTACGACATCGTTTACAGGAACGTAAAACTGAATACGGATCATGAGTGCATTTTGGATGTAGCCGTTCAGTACAGGGAAATTAAGGAGGAAGGAAAAGATGAGATCTCGTTTGTTCCCTTTGTAATGGAAGTGGGAGAAGTAAAACAGCGAAAAGGCTGGCTGGAAATCGACTGTACCGGAAAGAAGTTTGTTTCGGCCAATAAATATCCAAAACTCGACGCAGAAGTAAATTTTACAATAGAAGACTAA
- a CDS encoding DUF4920 domain-containing protein translates to MKFKAILFAAAVSVSTFAFAQEAKKFGPPAGNALVGDTYGGGVATKVESKAISVDKLSKKLKKENKKVENVAVKGKVTDVCEKKGCWLTIQTEDNSQFFVKMKDYAFFVPTALKGKTVVLDGTAERKVTSVDEQKHYAEDAKKPQAEIDAITTPKEEIRFVANGIKVVN, encoded by the coding sequence ATGAAATTCAAAGCGATATTATTTGCAGCTGCCGTGAGTGTTTCAACATTTGCTTTTGCACAAGAGGCTAAAAAATTTGGTCCTCCAGCAGGAAATGCGTTGGTAGGCGATACTTACGGAGGCGGAGTAGCTACAAAGGTAGAATCTAAAGCAATCTCTGTTGATAAATTAAGTAAAAAGCTTAAAAAAGAGAATAAAAAAGTAGAAAACGTTGCCGTAAAAGGAAAAGTTACAGACGTTTGTGAGAAAAAAGGGTGCTGGTTAACAATCCAGACTGAAGATAATTCTCAGTTTTTCGTGAAAATGAAAGATTATGCATTCTTCGTTCCTACTGCTTTGAAAGGTAAAACGGTGGTTTTAGATGGTACTGCAGAAAGAAAAGTAACTTCTGTGGATGAGCAGAAACACTACGCTGAAGACGCGAAAAAGCCTCAAGCTGAAATCGATGCGATTACAACTCCGAAAGAAGAGATCAGATTTGTAGCGAATGGAATTAAAGTTGTGAACTAA